A stretch of Spirosoma oryzicola DNA encodes these proteins:
- a CDS encoding glycoside hydrolase family 30 protein produces the protein MHTRHKQKIVALTFLTLFGIGSSCQRGSLNHTSSAGVQFWLTNPDRSALFARQPGTLSFSSATNQNPTIAIDASQTFQSIDGFGYTLTGGSAMLLNRMDTKARAALLKELFATEGNSIGVSYLRISIGASDLDDRVFSYDDLPEGQTDEKLEKFSLNPDRTHLIPILKEILAINPTIKILGSPWSPPTWMKTNANSKGGSLKPAYYDAYAQYFVKYIRGMKEEGIRIDAITIQNEPLHPGNNPSLLMLPQDQATFIKQSLGPAFKQARIDTKIVLYDHNADRPDYPISILNDPDAKQYVDGSAFHLYAGPIDALTDVHKAHPDKNLYFTEQWIGAPGNLKGDLAWHVKTLIIGATRNWSRTVLEWNLAADPKQEPHTIGGCTQCLGAITLDGNAVTRNPAYYNIAVASKFVRPGSVRIQSNTSDALPNVAFKTPDGRKVLIVLNTKEVTQAFNVRDNGKLVSTALPAGSVGTYVW, from the coding sequence ATGCATACACGTCATAAACAAAAAATCGTTGCGTTGACTTTCCTGACCTTGTTTGGGATTGGAAGCAGTTGTCAGCGGGGTTCGCTCAATCATACGTCGTCGGCGGGTGTCCAGTTCTGGCTGACCAATCCGGACCGGTCGGCCTTGTTTGCCAGGCAGCCCGGAACGCTTTCGTTTTCCAGCGCAACAAACCAGAATCCAACCATTGCTATTGACGCATCGCAGACGTTTCAATCAATTGATGGGTTTGGCTACACGCTAACGGGCGGTAGTGCCATGCTGCTCAACCGCATGGACACAAAAGCCCGCGCGGCCTTGCTGAAAGAACTCTTCGCTACCGAAGGAAACAGCATCGGTGTGAGTTACCTACGCATCAGCATCGGCGCATCGGACCTGGACGACCGCGTTTTTTCGTACGACGATTTGCCCGAAGGTCAGACCGATGAGAAGCTGGAAAAGTTTTCACTGAACCCGGATCGGACCCATCTGATTCCAATCTTGAAAGAGATTCTGGCGATCAATCCCACCATCAAGATTCTGGGTTCGCCCTGGTCGCCACCAACCTGGATGAAAACCAATGCCAACTCAAAAGGGGGAAGTTTAAAGCCGGCGTATTACGATGCCTACGCGCAGTATTTCGTCAAATACATTCGGGGCATGAAGGAGGAAGGCATTCGCATCGATGCGATTACGATTCAGAACGAACCGCTGCATCCGGGCAATAACCCAAGTCTGTTGATGCTCCCACAGGACCAGGCGACGTTTATCAAGCAAAGTTTAGGACCTGCGTTTAAACAGGCGCGTATCGACACAAAAATCGTTCTGTACGATCACAACGCCGACCGACCTGATTACCCCATCTCGATTCTGAACGATCCGGACGCAAAGCAATACGTCGACGGCTCAGCTTTTCACCTCTACGCTGGACCCATCGACGCTCTGACGGACGTACACAAAGCGCATCCGGACAAAAACCTGTACTTCACCGAGCAATGGATCGGTGCGCCCGGCAACCTGAAAGGTGATCTGGCCTGGCACGTCAAGACGCTCATCATTGGAGCGACCCGCAACTGGAGCCGTACCGTGCTGGAATGGAACCTGGCCGCTGATCCGAAACAGGAACCTCATACGATTGGTGGATGCACCCAATGCCTGGGCGCTATCACGCTGGATGGCAATGCCGTGACACGAAATCCGGCCTACTACAACATAGCGGTAGCGTCAAAATTTGTCAGGCCCGGCTCGGTACGCATTCAGTCAAACACGTCAGACGCTTTACCAAATGTAGCCTTTAAAACGCCCGATGGCCGAAAAGTCCTGATCGTGCTTAATACAAAGGAGGTAACACAGGCGTTCAATGTCCGCGACAACGGCAAACTGGTTAGCACAGCACTGCCAGCAGGATCGGTTGGAACCTACGTTTGGTGA
- a CDS encoding RagB/SusD family nutrient uptake outer membrane protein, which yields MKRLIIFCIPFLLLASCNVLDKQPLPSITPENFFTSADDAEAALTAAYDALQQGSLYGQDLNVVGEMPSDNVTSNNGDVNALERLIWTPQTGQVSGVFQNSYVGINRANAVLRYVPNIQMDQTRRNQIIGEAYFLRALHYFNLVRMYGGVPLRLEPTESGEPGVVALARSTAEQVYAQITTDLQQAEQLTATSFGSQTANRTRIIKTAVNALQTRVFLTQRQWNDAATAANKVINSGLYQLSPSFNALFPPDNNTESIVEVQFAGNADGGFILPDLVLPSPPATYSFPKFNIPTTELLQYADTLNDLRWKFTGEVTQAGRNHASFVMATSGNANDNGPFVYKWRSNPNAFNSPDNYYVLRLADVMLMFAEASNEQNGPNQEAFTRLNAVRTRAGLPALTQADLATKQAFRDEVDRQRRLELAFEGERWFDLLRYARQTQADAGATHKVTALDIIQQIRGARDVNYLLFPIPQSEINNNPLIQQNPGY from the coding sequence ATGAAACGTCTTATCATATTTTGCATTCCTTTTCTGCTGCTGGCGAGCTGTAATGTGCTGGACAAACAACCTTTGCCCAGCATCACGCCCGAAAACTTTTTCACCAGTGCTGACGATGCCGAAGCGGCCCTGACAGCGGCCTACGATGCGCTGCAACAAGGCAGTCTTTACGGACAGGATCTAAACGTAGTGGGTGAAATGCCGTCGGACAACGTCACCAGCAACAACGGCGACGTAAACGCGCTGGAACGCCTGATCTGGACACCCCAGACGGGTCAGGTAAGCGGTGTATTTCAGAATTCGTACGTTGGTATCAACCGGGCCAACGCTGTGCTGCGGTATGTACCGAACATCCAGATGGATCAAACGCGCCGAAATCAGATTATTGGCGAAGCGTATTTTTTACGCGCGCTGCATTATTTCAATCTGGTACGCATGTACGGGGGTGTTCCGCTGCGGCTAGAACCCACCGAATCGGGTGAACCAGGCGTCGTTGCCCTTGCCCGCTCAACGGCTGAACAGGTGTACGCGCAGATCACGACCGATTTGCAACAGGCCGAGCAACTAACAGCGACATCGTTTGGGAGCCAGACGGCAAACCGGACGCGGATCATCAAAACTGCGGTCAACGCACTACAGACGCGCGTCTTCCTGACCCAGCGCCAATGGAACGATGCGGCTACCGCAGCCAATAAAGTGATCAACAGCGGTCTGTACCAGTTGTCGCCAAGCTTCAATGCGCTGTTCCCGCCCGATAACAATACCGAGTCGATTGTTGAAGTACAATTTGCGGGTAATGCCGACGGTGGATTCATCCTACCCGACCTGGTACTGCCTTCGCCCCCGGCTACGTATTCGTTTCCGAAGTTTAACATCCCCACGACGGAGTTGCTCCAATACGCGGATACCCTGAACGATCTCCGTTGGAAGTTTACGGGCGAAGTAACGCAAGCCGGTCGCAACCACGCCAGTTTTGTGATGGCCACCTCGGGCAACGCGAATGACAACGGTCCGTTTGTGTACAAGTGGCGGAGTAATCCAAACGCGTTCAACAGCCCCGACAATTACTACGTACTGCGACTGGCTGACGTGATGCTGATGTTTGCCGAAGCGTCGAACGAACAGAACGGGCCTAATCAGGAAGCGTTTACCCGCCTGAACGCGGTCCGGACTCGCGCGGGTCTGCCTGCTCTCACGCAGGCGGATCTTGCTACCAAACAAGCGTTCCGCGATGAAGTAGACCGCCAGCGTCGGTTGGAACTGGCTTTCGAGGGCGAACGCTGGTTTGATCTGTTGCGCTACGCCCGCCAGACGCAAGCCGATGCCGGCGCTACGCACAAAGTAACGGCACTGGACATCATCCAACAGATTCGCGGTGCACGGGATGTCAACTACTTATTGTTCCCGATTCCGCAAAGCGAGATCAACAACAATCCGTTGATCCAGCAAAACCCTGGCTATTAG